In the genome of Arachis stenosperma cultivar V10309 chromosome 6, arast.V10309.gnm1.PFL2, whole genome shotgun sequence, the window TCTATGTTAGGGTACTTTAGTAATTCCACATCAAAGACTTCTGCAGTCCACTCCTCTCTAACAACAGAGTTCACCCACCTAACTAAGTGGACTACTTCCTCTCCTCCAGTGGCGTGCATTGGAGACCTTCTTGTTAGGAGCTCTAGAAGGAGGACGCCGAAACTGTAGACATCGGCTGCAACCGTCGCCTTCCGCGTGTCGGTTACTTCTGGTGCACGGTATCCTGCTGCCCTTAATGCTGCTGGTGGTATTGGGCTAATTAATGTGGCGAGGCCGGTGTCCGATATACAACCATATCCTTGGGAGTTGAGGAAGATATTTGAGGACTTAATGTTACCGTGGATTAGTTTCCCTCCGTTTTGAGCATGGATATGAGTTATGCCTCTTGCTGTGCCCATCGCAATCCTTAGCCGACTTTCCCAATCTAACAAAACTCTGCCTTCCCCTCTTTTGCCTACACATAACAATCACTCACTAGATACATTCGTTTTTCAATGAATTCAACTTAAAAGAGGGAAATGAATTTGGAAAAATATGCAAATAACTTAAAACATACCATGTAACATTGAAGAAACACTGCCCTGTTCATAATAATCATATACCATAAGTTTCTCCTCCTTTGAGTAATAATATGCTCTTAGAGCAGCCACGTTGTCATGCCTAATTCTCCCCACCAGCTCCATCTGCTGTTCGAACTCGCGTTTTCCGACAGTTACCTCTTTCAACCTCTTCACTGCCACCGTCGTTGCATCCTCTATTGCAGCCTTATACACAGTTCCAAATGTGCCCTTTCCAAGAACCTCGGCTGAAGCTCTCAACAAGTCCTCCAGGTCAAATGCAAGATTGCAGCCTTCAAAGAAGATTATTTTGTTCCTGTCTCTGCTCAAAGAAGCTTCTGTCTTCGACGAGAATTCTGTTTTATGGGACTTCATAACTGACTGTCCACCTCCACCACCACTACCTTTCTTATAACAGAACACAATTGCGAAACTGGTGATGGCTGCAAATCCCACCAGACTAACAGCTATTATGATACCAAGCAATGCAGGTTCACTGAGCCTTTTGTTTTTCCTTGTTGGGTGAGAATTATTCGGTTGTTGAAGAGGAGAATTAGCAGATGCATATTCAGAGGTGTGATTAAGAGTAAGATCAAGATTAAGCTTGTTACCGGAAAAGACCCAACTTGGAAATCTCTGAAGGGATTTGGGCACAATTCCACTAAGGTTATTGTTGGCCAAATTCAGCTCTTTCAAGCTAGGAGCATTGAGGTCAGGAATTTCACCCGAAAGAGAGTTGTTGGACAAATCTAAAGAATTGAGATGAGTCAACTTTGAAATTGAGGAAGGGATGCTTCCAATGAAAGAATTGTTGGAAAAATCTGCTATAGTAAGATTTTTCCAAACTGAAAAATCCAATGGCAATGGACCAGTTATGCTATTTGATTCAAGATTCAGAGTCTGAAGCGCCGAGAGGCGACTGAGAGTGTTGGATGGTATGGGACCAATTAATCCAGCTCGCGGTAGCCTGAGGCCGACGACTCGTGATTGCTGAGAGTCACAGGTAACTCCTGTCCAGCTCTTGCATAGAGAAGTCTTGTAACCCCAATTGAGATGCTTTGAGTGATCAATTTTGTGAAAGAAATCAAGCAAAGCTTGTTCATCTTCCAATGGTTCAGCCTCAGCACCAATGAACATTGCTCCAATGATCATGAAAGCAAATATGAAGAGGCTCAGCTTCATGCTCATTTTCTGGCTTCAAAAGATGGAAAAGGAAAACACCAACACTTAGATGGAAGCTTGTGTAAAGTAAAGATTCTTCACACTTGTTTTTCAATGCAGAGAGCAGAGcaatgatttgaaaaattaatcaGTAGCAATGATGTTTCTACAAAGCAGTAAAAAGGACAATtgagagggaaaaaaaaaaaagagaaaagattgtTAATTTCTTTTTGCATTTGGACCGAAAAGGCTAAAACTATATATTATACAATTATAAGATCAAAGTATCTTTTGGGGTCAAAATAAGCAGCCACTGATTGAGAAGGAAATTCACCTTATTAGCCCCTTTTTCTGGTCACCTACTGCGTTTGATTCCCTAAAAAGTTAGAAACAGAAAAAAGACGTGAACCAAAACATAGAAACTAAATAGTTGATTCATCACTTTTGTTGAAATAGTTAGTAACATTGTTGAAACAAGAACCGTGGACAGCAGacaaaaaaagatataaattttgttgaaattagaaaataatttaaCCTTTCAATTTTCATGTGGATCAAAACTTTTATTACTATAATTGTTTGTAAAAACGTCCAATTTAACACTGATATCAAGAAAAGTAAAACTCACAAGTCAGAAACAAACTCTTTGATTCCAAAATCCAGCAAAGCTTGTTGATGTATACAGAGTCAGTAGCAATGGCCTACACAAACAAGAATATGCATGAAATTCAAgaaaaccaaaaagaaaaagatacgAAGttgggttatatatatataccaataAAAGGAGTAGGCCATAATCTGAtaagaaagaaatgaaaaacaacaaagtaGGGGCCGTGCAATATATGATGGTGTGGATTGAGTATAGTTTGGAAGATAATGTGATGTGTGCTCGCGGGAACAAAAGTAATTCACATCACATGCAATGGAATCTGCACAAAACTCATTTGCAAATATTTGAAGGTCGTATGTATTATTTTACGCCGCAAGTCCGCACCAACAGAACGGGGCATGTGATTTATATACACCACTTCAACTCATATCATACATATTAAATACTTATTCAACTGTTAAATAAGGTACCAAATATTAGAAGCTAATCATAATTCAAATGATATAGTCTCTTCATACTTATTTAAAAGTTACGAATTTAAGTCTCACtattaactttaaaaaaaataccaaatattagagatataattattttatgtgtttttgtttatcaatttaaattaaaaaaaaaagtaaatttcaTAATGCCAAACATTctcaaaaaaatttgaaatatttttatccttacatatttaaatattttattaaaagaatgtacaaataatatatatatatatatatatacataattactaatttagcaactattttttttagatttataaaACTCCTTTTATAATTCTATCTTAATGCACTATTaggatttaattttaatattatataaaaattcaattacaTATTATCACaccataaaattatttatttttattttactacaTAAATGATCATTTAAGATAACAAATTTGATTGAAT includes:
- the LOC130932452 gene encoding probable inactive receptor kinase At4g23740, translating into MSMKLSLFIFAFMIIGAMFIGAEAEPLEDEQALLDFFHKIDHSKHLNWGYKTSLCKSWTGVTCDSQQSRVVGLRLPRAGLIGPIPSNTLSRLSALQTLNLESNSITGPLPLDFSVWKNLTIADFSNNSFIGSIPSSISKLTHLNSLDLSNNSLSGEIPDLNAPSLKELNLANNNLSGIVPKSLQRFPSWVFSGNKLNLDLTLNHTSEYASANSPLQQPNNSHPTRKNKRLSEPALLGIIIAVSLVGFAAITSFAIVFCYKKGSGGGGGQSVMKSHKTEFSSKTEASLSRDRNKIIFFEGCNLAFDLEDLLRASAEVLGKGTFGTVYKAAIEDATTVAVKRLKEVTVGKREFEQQMELVGRIRHDNVAALRAYYYSKEEKLMVYDYYEQGSVSSMLHGKRGEGRVLLDWESRLRIAMGTARGITHIHAQNGGKLIHGNIKSSNIFLNSQGYGCISDTGLATLISPIPPAALRAAGYRAPEVTDTRKATVAADVYSFGVLLLELLTRRSPMHATGGEEVVHLVRWVNSVVREEWTAEVFDVELLKYPNIEEEMVEMLQLGLACVARVPDKRPTMVEVVKVVEEIRLHSGNRPSSESRSEGSSTPNRGHASTSIITE